A DNA window from Leptolyngbya sp. SIO1E4 contains the following coding sequences:
- a CDS encoding helix-turn-helix transcriptional regulator, translated as MVSDTPSRDSKSAPKATSKPAKVGIGTPSRDRPTTSPNLFTEGNTASISSSLPLWEASNILTQRKHLPWVMDPDGKLCYTRDVDDGQGAIYFWVAENTEDEHPATLAGAAALAVIDNFDIRAACMHLIYAAHATQVEKPWEEEIVIDDRQIEAYLGLQKRTDKSRKEKLALIEEIAKQPCKITTYISWPRRGRRKGFTVEEGRLWHILGTRYHYQEDLFGNKEIAGISFIVKAGLWAKYFLNEDAEQDQTLSSRQGVLSKSLLESVMSIWQHREGAARLMVWLLFKSQTNKQQALSVQTLMEVAYGPKKVEEAKSDLQLRKKLGNTWDEDIFTLHDRGWNLKFDPETYPVEIQPIGLGRGDSRRPRGFFEKLLGAYLWISPPDAWVTQPLPSTPSDKSATDTLQITSEPEPPSLTGDEMRVLRAEKGWSQRKLAVLTGISQGLISMMENGTRSITADNEQILRRVFDYM; from the coding sequence ATGGTCTCTGACACTCCATCTCGTGATTCTAAATCAGCGCCCAAAGCCACCTCAAAGCCGGCAAAAGTCGGCATTGGGACACCTTCACGAGACCGTCCGACAACGAGTCCGAACTTGTTTACAGAGGGCAACACCGCTTCTATCAGCTCATCGCTGCCTCTCTGGGAAGCCAGCAATATTCTGACCCAACGGAAACATTTGCCCTGGGTTATGGATCCAGATGGCAAACTTTGCTACACCCGCGATGTCGATGATGGTCAGGGGGCTATCTATTTTTGGGTTGCCGAAAATACAGAAGATGAACACCCCGCAACGTTAGCCGGTGCGGCTGCCCTCGCAGTCATCGATAACTTTGATATCCGCGCAGCGTGCATGCACCTGATCTATGCGGCCCATGCGACTCAGGTTGAAAAACCCTGGGAAGAGGAGATCGTGATTGACGATCGCCAGATCGAAGCTTACTTAGGTCTGCAGAAGCGGACTGACAAATCCCGCAAAGAAAAGCTGGCTCTGATTGAAGAAATTGCTAAACAGCCTTGCAAAATCACAACCTACATCTCCTGGCCTCGGCGAGGGCGACGCAAAGGGTTCACGGTTGAAGAAGGCCGTCTCTGGCACATCTTGGGAACCCGCTACCACTACCAGGAAGACCTCTTTGGGAATAAGGAAATTGCCGGTATTTCCTTCATCGTCAAAGCGGGTCTGTGGGCCAAGTACTTTCTCAATGAAGATGCTGAGCAAGATCAGACACTTTCCTCACGCCAGGGAGTCTTGTCAAAATCCTTGCTCGAGAGCGTGATGAGCATCTGGCAGCATCGGGAGGGAGCCGCACGCTTGATGGTATGGCTACTGTTTAAGTCACAGACAAACAAACAGCAGGCACTCAGCGTACAGACCTTGATGGAGGTTGCCTACGGTCCCAAAAAGGTTGAGGAAGCAAAGTCAGACCTGCAGTTACGGAAGAAACTGGGCAATACATGGGATGAGGATATCTTCACGCTGCACGATCGCGGCTGGAATTTGAAATTTGACCCGGAGACGTACCCGGTCGAGATTCAGCCGATTGGTTTGGGTAGAGGAGATTCTCGGCGTCCCCGGGGTTTCTTTGAAAAGCTGCTGGGTGCCTATCTATGGATTAGCCCCCCTGATGCCTGGGTAACTCAACCGTTACCCAGTACTCCCAGTGATAAATCTGCAACTGATACACTCCAAATTACATCAGAGCCAGAGCCACCTAGCCTCACAGGTGATGAGATGAGAGTGCTCAGGGCAGAAAAAGGCTGGAGTCAGCGAAAGCTGGCAGTACTCACGGGCATCAGTCAAGGGCTCATCTCGATGATGGAGAATGGAACCCGGTCAATTACGGCTGACAACGAACAGATCTTGCGACGGGTTTTTGATTACATGTGA
- a CDS encoding helix-turn-helix domain-containing protein, whose translation MPRSVCIHPDNRQAVALALERNGFLTQGDLAAHLEIARSTVSNFFRGVKISIAKFEEISEALGLEAREIIQSQDSEPQLASTPEVSQTTFYAYDQDWVGREELVANLHAQVQGTCRLMMITGIAGVGKTALSERLSLELSEFGTPLQENFDAEDRSIDFSSFAARLLEKFGQGVTPSDRADIAQLLTRLIQALQTTPRLLLIDSLEELLQGNEKEGWSEFQDEAFLSFFQHVLSTEQFQSRIVVTSQALPSQLLTYGSRYRSTWATQLLTGLSSSEQLALFDKTGLDVSPDAEAYSTLVRMGKAYEGHPLALRIISGEIGGKPFFGDVLAYWNRYGHEIEAVETAIAEAEAGQVVGADDKWRLDRFTRELRRNVRARLEQTLQRLRQDAKFAYILLCEASVYRCAVPEDWWLSHLEYWDCNEETRENALDALKDRFLVEEAISAGDYTLRQHALIRSVSLDHLNQLDQVYE comes from the coding sequence ATGCCTCGTTCTGTTTGTATACACCCTGACAACCGACAAGCCGTTGCCTTAGCACTAGAGCGAAACGGTTTTTTGACGCAGGGGGATTTGGCCGCTCATCTCGAAATTGCTCGATCAACGGTCAGTAACTTCTTTCGGGGTGTCAAGATCTCGATCGCGAAGTTCGAAGAAATCTCAGAAGCTTTAGGCTTAGAGGCTAGAGAGATCATTCAGTCTCAAGACTCTGAGCCGCAATTGGCCTCCACACCTGAAGTTTCGCAAACCACTTTCTATGCCTATGACCAAGACTGGGTAGGGCGCGAGGAACTCGTGGCTAATTTGCATGCCCAGGTGCAAGGAACCTGTCGGCTGATGATGATTACCGGCATTGCAGGCGTCGGTAAAACCGCTTTGTCAGAGCGGCTATCGCTAGAGCTGTCAGAATTTGGCACACCCCTGCAAGAAAATTTTGATGCAGAGGATCGCTCGATTGATTTCAGCAGCTTTGCAGCACGACTATTAGAAAAATTTGGCCAGGGGGTCACGCCTAGCGATCGCGCTGATATTGCCCAACTTCTGACACGTTTGATCCAGGCACTGCAAACCACTCCTCGGCTGCTGCTCATCGATTCTCTAGAAGAACTTCTGCAAGGGAATGAAAAGGAGGGCTGGAGCGAGTTCCAAGATGAGGCGTTTCTATCATTTTTTCAGCATGTGCTATCGACAGAGCAGTTTCAAAGTCGGATTGTTGTGACGTCTCAAGCACTGCCCTCCCAGCTCCTCACCTATGGCAGTCGTTATCGCAGCACTTGGGCGACTCAACTACTTACCGGCCTGTCCTCATCAGAGCAACTCGCGTTGTTTGACAAGACTGGGCTCGATGTCTCGCCCGATGCGGAGGCGTATTCGACGTTAGTCCGCATGGGTAAAGCTTACGAGGGGCATCCTCTGGCGCTGCGAATTATTTCGGGGGAAATTGGTGGTAAACCCTTCTTTGGGGATGTATTGGCTTACTGGAATCGCTATGGTCACGAGATTGAAGCGGTAGAAACTGCGATCGCTGAAGCGGAAGCAGGCCAGGTTGTGGGAGCGGACGATAAGTGGCGGCTAGATCGCTTTACCCGCGAACTACGCCGCAACGTTCGCGCCCGCCTAGAGCAAACCCTGCAGCGATTACGACAGGATGCTAAGTTTGCCTATATTCTGCTGTGTGAAGCGTCTGTCTACCGGTGTGCTGTACCGGAAGACTGGTGGCTGAGCCATTTGGAATATTGGGACTGCAATGAAGAAACGAGAGAGAATGCCCTAGATGCATTGAAAGATCGCTTTTTGGTCGAAGAGGCGATTTCAGCAGGAGACTATACACTGCGCCAACATGCCTTAATTCGCAGCGTATCGTTAGATCATCTCAACCAATTGGATCAAGTTTATGAGTAG
- a CDS encoding tetratricopeptide repeat protein, translating to MIGSVLGNLGSCCHSLSRYQEAKDYHQQHFQMARKIGHRQGESNALGGLGSACYSLGEYSFAADHFDQQRQIAQEIRDRPSEGNALGGLGNVCFMTGDYDQALSLHQRHLAIAQSLEHKQSLLHALGNIGNVYSTTSQYPQAMAAKQ from the coding sequence ATGATTGGCTCTGTCCTGGGTAATCTTGGCAGCTGCTGTCATTCCCTCAGCCGTTATCAAGAAGCCAAGGACTATCACCAGCAGCATTTTCAGATGGCTCGAAAAATTGGCCACCGTCAAGGGGAAAGCAATGCGCTGGGGGGGCTTGGCAGTGCCTGCTATAGCTTAGGTGAATACTCATTTGCTGCTGACCACTTTGACCAACAGCGGCAGATTGCTCAGGAAATTCGAGATCGCCCCAGCGAAGGCAATGCACTGGGTGGGCTTGGCAACGTTTGCTTCATGACCGGTGACTATGACCAGGCACTCAGCTTGCATCAGCGCCACCTAGCCATTGCCCAGAGCCTGGAGCACAAACAAAGCCTACTCCATGCCCTGGGTAACATCGGCAATGTTTATAGCACGACTAGTCAGTACCCTCAAGCCATGGCTGCCAAACAGTAG